The region CGATGCCACATgctaaaaaagcgctctttttaCTCAGAAAGCCTATAATTAAAATTATGTATAATCTTAGGTGAAGTCCAACATTCAGCAGAGGTTCCAATGGGCCAGTTTACTAAACGTTCTACTCACTCACTGTATCAACTGTCACGGGTTCCGctaccggcatctgccatcgatacttacGCACCTGAGTTAtagggaagcggaaataaaggatagcaggcagaatagagaaatgaaatgaaagatgtgaggggacaggaagagaggagaggtaatatacacaaactatttgcacaataataaatatgtacaggttgcgcgtgtGATTTGTTCATCAATATACAcatatgccgccgcggtggctcagtggttatggcgctcggctgctgacccgaaatgcgcgggttcgatcccggctgtggcggtcgaatttcgatggaggcgaaattctatagaggctcgtgtactgtgcgagtcagtgcacgttaacgaaatccatgtggtcgagatttccgcaacccttcactacgacgtccctgacagcctgagtagctttgggacgtttaaccccgataaatcaaaccaaaccatatatatatatatatatatatatatatatatatatatatatatatatatatatatatatatatatatatatatatatatatatatatatatatatcggtcccctaatcgaaacgtcgagtcaaataaaaatgtttgataacgaagcgtatacttcgctaTATACTTTGTTAAGCAGTCAAGCACATCTTGTTCTCgcacccaccccccccccccccacatacacacacacacgcacgctttACCTCTAGAACAGTTTTCTGAACGTTACGTTCGATGTAGTATTTCTGTGTCCAAGCTCGCCATAAGCAGTTCCGCAACGCTCCGATAGCGTTCATTTTGTCGTCAACACGAACTTTCACAAGCGAGCACGAGCACCATCGTGCGGGCGCACGGTCAGTGCTGCTGGCTCGTTGCGTCTTGCTTCCGCAGGAGAATCAAGGAAGGAAGTAAAGCGAGACAGTCCGATTGGGAGGGGCAAGAGAAACGAACCCACCGAGGCGGAAAGCGAACGCGAAGAAAAACACTGTACAGAAAAAAGTGCGTCCGCTTCCCCGTGGCCGAGTGTCACCCGAAGCGTTCACGCCTCGCGGCCACGCGCCGTTACAGGGACTGCTTACACACAGCCTTCCTGTGGCTGCCGAAACGCCAACGCAGTGGAATGAACCATGGCGAGAAACGCACGGCACGGCGTGCCGACTCGCACGCATGCACTCGCCGCTCTTATTAAGGCGTGAGGCGGCGCGCGAAGGACCAGTCAATGGCTGACACCTGCTGGCCCGGTTTCGAACGAGCGTCGGGAGCGATCTTCTACTTAAGAGGCTAACCCCACCGCGCGCCCGCGTCTAGAAGCTGCTTAGGGCCCTCGCGAACCGTGCAACGGCAAGCATGAGCGCTGGACGCCGCGGGATAGGCCCGTGGTACTACTTGTTTAGGGTGAGTGTGCTTCGCCGCTGGGAGGCGTCTTCTACGTGTATAGCGCAAGGGACAACGTCGTAGGTGCACAGTTGCACCGCCCTAGGTAGGCTTTGCCGCCTGACGAGCAGGAGTTCCGCAAAGCCAACTTTACAGACATCAAAGAGGATCACGTTTAGCATAGACCCGATCGCTAAGTTCATCGGTGACAATGCTGAATAACAATGACTTTGTACAAGGATTCACGCACACGAGCACGCAGAGAAGTTTAGGTCCACTATTTGTACTGACCTAGAACAGTATACCGTGCAACGCCTTTATCATAAAGTTAGCACTTGCCACAAAAGACAATAAGTGTCTAGACATCATTTCGCCAAGCGAGCGGCGCATGATGTTTCTTGCACATATGCTTTCCCTTCGGCGGTTTTATATGGCAGAAAATAATTTTCAATGGGCATTTTCACATGCTCAGTTTAGGCACCGAGAACTGCAAGGCGAAGATTCTGGGATGCGTTTCCTAGCGCTAACTGTTGCAACGCGCGTTTCACAGGTTCTCGCTCTCTTGGTCGTGGCCGCAGAGTTCACCGCGAGGTCACTTGCGGACCAGGAGGCCAGCCAACGAAATGGTTTAAAAAAGGCTACCAGCGGCCAAGGACAAAGCGTACCGGGAACGTGGGACCTGGCGGCGACCCCCGGCGATGGCTTCGAATTCGCGCAGGCCGTCACCCACGAGGCCCCTCTCAGTGCCACAGGGAGCGAAGAGGTGCTCAAAGCCGCCTCCTCATCCCAGAAGATGTACAGGACAGAGAAGGCTGTCCCGTCTGATCGGAGCGGTGAACGTTACTACGCCTCGGCTACGGACCATtacagtggcggcggcggcggccatgGTGGGAGTCCTGGCTTCGGCTTTCCACACGCCATGAGGTTGGTACAGCCTTGCAGACGATGGAGCGCGGCGGACGCGTCCTTCCCTCAATTCCTCGTTTGCATGACTGTTTTTATTGGGGTTTAGATACTTTGCGGGCTCTGAAATTGTAATCGGTCCAGCAGCAGAGCAAGTGCATTGCATAGCGCAGCTTGGATTCCCTCGACCATGCACTGTTCTGATTTGTTGATGCTGGAGTTAGGTAGCTGTCACCCTAGGCTAAATCTAGATGTAAACATAAGGTCACTAAGTATGATTTCGGCTAGCCACGTATAACACGTTGAAAGGAGCCCAACATTCTCAAGTAAATGCGGTAGCGAATAGAGACTGAGCCGGCAGCAGAGTAAGAATAGAAGTAGCTTATGTCGCAATGCACGGTATGACGGCCATTTCATCGGGCGCATCCAAGGGACACGGGTTCCTACTCCGCCTACAAGGCAGCTCGGACTTGAGCTCAAATATATATATTGATGCAAACGTCTATCGAAAAACATAACCCATTAATCTCTGCACTGGACTTAGCCACTTTTTTTGTCCTGAAGGAAGGGCACTCCTTATGATGAAACAGCGCTTATAACGTGAGCCTAAACAGAATTATGTTTTACAATGGTTCTATAGTGGACACACAAATAGCAGGTTGCGTGCAATTTGAGGGTTTTCTAAATTCGTTTTATGTTCATCTGAGGTCTAATACATGCATTTCCTCGCGCACCATGCTAAAATACATTGGCTCCTCATCAAAACTTTGCTCCCTTCGGTTTGGAGGAGCATACGTTCCGAATAGGTATACAGCCTTTACTTCAGTGGCTCTGCCACAAGCCTGACATTGCAGACCCCTGCTATGTTCTGCCGTTTGCCTCTCCACAGACACTTCCAGTACGGCTCGGGACCAAAGGGGTACAACACACAACGCGCGTACGCCTACGAAAAGGTCTACCCGGAGCGCACCTACAGCACCAACCACGCCACGTCCTACGAGAGACACTACAACGACGACGATAACCAGGGTCGGCCCAGGGGCCACGGCTACGAGACGCGCTACAGCAGCAGTTACCCCGTCAAACCGAGCGGATACGGATACCGCCACAGTGACAGCTACGGCTCGGACAAAGGAGGGagaggcggtggcggcggcggcagttaTGGGCCGAGTCACTACGGGCCCAGGGGAAGTGAGTACGAATCGCGACGCTACGATTACCGCCCGACGGCGTCGGCCACATCTTCGGGCAGGCGCGGAGGTGGCGGAGGTGCGGGTCCCAAGATCAGGCGCTACGTCTACAAGAACCCTCACGACCAGAGCACCACGCGCGTGGTGGAGATGCAGTCCGGCAGCGGATCTCCGCCATGGGCCGAGTCCAGCGTCAGCCAGCACATCTGGAAGCCCGGTGGAATGGAAGACTTCGTGGCAGGACTGATTCGCAATGGCTGATGCCGCCTTTGTTTTTGTCATGCCTGAGTGTGTACTACGTGGGCGAGGCAATATAGAGGGATGTATATAGCGGGGGCAGCTGTGTACTGAGCATAAAGACGTAATATCCGTGTCCGCTGAGGTCCGAtggcaaaaagaaatatttcacTGGAGGCAGACACGTTGCACGTCCTGTCGGACTAAAACCTCCTCATAGAGCCAGCTTGCGTCGAATACAGGGACGGCGCCAGGAAATTCGTAGTGGGGCGGCGCAGAGAGGGAGAAAGGGAGGGAGAAGGGGGAATGGCGTGTTAAAATTAGGTAAGTAGGATGCCTCAGTGCTCCTTGGAAAAGATAAATAATATGAACAAAATGCAGAGGCGAGagcttgaataataataataataattggtttcttggggaaaggaaatggcgcagtatctgtctcatatatcgttggacacccgaaccgcgccgtaagggaagggatatagcagggagtgaaagaagaaaggaagagagaggtgccgtagtggagggctccggaatagtttcgactacctggggatctttaacgtgcactgacatcgcatagcacacgggcgccttagcgttttgcctccataaaaacgcagcctccgcggtcgggttcgaacccgggaactccggatcagtagccgagcgtgctaaccactgagccaccgcggcgggtacgccaGAGCTTGATATTTCCGTTTATCAGCGAGGGGGCTTAACAGGAACCGCATTATTAAAAACGTCTTTGTCAGCGTCTCATGGCAGCAGTTGGCTAATTTTTGTGTGgaacggcaatttttttttttttttggagggggggggggggtctctttGGCGCTGTCACTGGTCGAACAAGGTTGTGTTTTGCCGCTGAGAGGGAGAGATAAAACGTTTATTGAACAACCACTGAACAACACGCGCGTCGTCCTATAAGGGACCACCGCCGCTGGCTGTGGAAGAAGTAGCCATGGAACAGAGGACGGTTTGCATAGTGCGTTGTTTGAGGAGCACGTACTGAAGCCTCAGGCGTGCGGAGTTGCCCAATGTCTCCATCGAGTCTCGGCTTTATTTCTGCAAGTCGAACTCGATCATAGCTTAACTTTACCGTAAAAGGCGACAGTTATCCGCGGAGTTGCGCAGAGATTATGAAAATATGTACAGCCGGACAAATCTTTAGTTGGCTTGCGTGACGGCCGCGTTTTCCGTGCTCCTGCAGCTTATGACGGAGCAAACTTGCGACGATGTCAAATCTTAGCACAGGCTCAATAAGCCCGTGCGTAATATTGAGCTTTCATCAAGTGTGCTTCGTCGcagagtgcaggagcgcagaaaaagcggccgtcgcgcGCGCTAGCTAAATATTTATATAGCCGACTCTATACATTTGGTCCCTCGGTCACATGAGGCTTTGTGTTGCTTCATGAACTTCACCTGTATACCTAATTACTGTGGATTGAAACCCCCTTTTTATTTTCAGGTGCCTTTAAGAAAAGCGAGGGGCCGGATGTTGCATACAATTAAGTGCTCCTATAGGTTAAATTCATTGTATTCCGATTTAATTTTGTAATCGGGCAAGGCTTCTGCGGGGTGGTTGAGGTGTCCGAACTTAATCGCGCCATgcattttttggacatttttcgTCGAGAAAAATGTGGTTTAGCgttttttttggaaaattttcTCTTTGTGAGGGGGCGGGAGTGCACCACCGACTCCCTTTAATTCCGTCCCTGCAGCTTCCCGCGTCCTAGCGGCATGCTGCTCTTGTTCACTGAATCAACCGCTGTTGTCGGCGAAGCTCTTCGTTATGTATATTTCTGTGCAGCTATTCTTTCCACCCATTCCCCTCAAGCGAGAATTTTTTTATGGGAAAACCCTGCGAAGCGCCCGATTTTTCGACGCACAGACTCCATGAGTCACCACTTAATCAGCCCACCAGATCGCAAACATGCAGCGTTCACATGATCTGGACATCTGCTCGCGGAAATGCACGCCTTAAAACTGAAAATTCAGCTTTCTTATTTGGTACACGTGAACTTCAAGACAAAATGCATAATATAACTCGCATTTACAGTTCACGCAGTGCTGTCCTATCGTTTctgagtgttttgattttttgAAGCCAAGtaaatcccccctcccccccccccctaccaccACCCCGCGTTTCCAGCTTTTCAGTATCCGTAGTTTTGGAAACCTGAACGAGGTACAAGCTCACAAAGCCACATATGTGAGCTGGGATTCACACGTTTTCAGAGAAATGTCGGGCAAAGGAACAGACCTCTCCCGGCTGCTACGTCATCGACGCATGTAAGGCTGGTGTGCAAAACATGCGGCTTGTGACAGCGTGGTACGTGCAGCAAGTGCAACACGTCGGGGCAACGAGCGATATGTGCAAAGCCGGTTCAGAGGCGGAAGCGGGCGACTTTGCCTACCAGGCCACTTACGTCCCATCGACGTCAAGACTTTGTACATCATTGTTCCGCGTAAGGAATTCGTTGGCTGCCTGATGTGAAATTTCGTTAATAAAACACAAGACTTAATCCAAAAGCTGTACGGCTGGTGCGCGAGTGCTGCATGGTCAGATCGTCGTATGATCGCAGGACAGACGATTGACGACAAGGGACTGGCCAATGGCAGACAACACTCGAGCAAATATTTCCTCCATTATCGTCCCTGCCCATTTCATTCGCAGGACGTACCAAATAGGTATTCACGGTTCACCGAGTGTTCACAAGAAGAAGGAAAACCCCGATATTGTATTCATGCAAAGGTTAGTATGCGTATTTGGGTGACCATGGAATGCCACTGTAAAG is a window of Amblyomma americanum isolate KBUSLIRL-KWMA chromosome 4, ASM5285725v1, whole genome shotgun sequence DNA encoding:
- the LOC144129990 gene encoding uncharacterized protein LOC144129990, with the protein product MSEGTPAVPAERRSEEGRGVRERSSTGPRRRVVVREVKSAFVLAERGGIREGEFEKVVGVLGSLAGALPATGLRELGFPKLARDTRYRVPLILWLKPSEDGGIRSLRRTIKEIYLELCLDKRLYPPLRPSLTVPEARLLRHIQVLALLVVAAEFTARSLADQEASQRNGLKKATSGQGQSVPGTWDLAATPGDGFEFAQAVTHEAPLSATGSEEVLKAASSSQKMYRTEKAVPSDRSGERYYASATDHYSGGGGGHGGSPGFGFPHAMRHFQYGSGPKGYNTQRAYAYEKVYPERTYSTNHATSYERHYNDDDNQGRPRGHGYETRYSSSYPVKPSGYGYRHSDSYGSDKGGRGGGGGGSYGPSHYGPRGSEYESRRYDYRPTASATSSGRRGGGGGAGPKIRRYVYKNPHDQSTTRVVEMQSGSGSPPWAESSVSQHIWKPGGMEDFVAGLIRNG